The Vulcanimicrobium alpinum sequence CTGCGCGTCGCGGGCCGCCAGCCCGATCTGTACGCGAAGCTCCTCGCGACGGGACTCGCCGCGGTGTTCGGGTTTCAGATCGTCATCATCGTCGGCGGGGTGCTCCACCTCTTCCCGCTCACCGGGATCACGCTGCCGTTCGTCTCGTACGGCGGCAGCTCGCTGGTGACGAACTTCCTGCTCGTCGCGCTGGTGTGGGCGATCTCCAGCGAACCGCGTCGTGCGGCCGACACCTACGCCGGGGTGTCGTCCAGGGGGGAACCGGGTGGCTTGACGAGGGAAGGCGTATAGGGAGCACGCTTGCAGTACCGTTCCGAGAAAGAGCTTCCCACCACGATGAGCGAGCCCGAGACCGTCCAGCCGAACGAGCAGCCCGCAGAGCAGGAATACAACCGCCGCCGCGGTCCGCGCCGCACGTCCAGCGGCGAAGTCGCTGCCGATCGGCGGCAGAACGACCGCCGGACATCGGTGCCGGGCGTGAACGGCTTGCTCAAAGCGATCGTCTCGCTCGAGGAGGAGGCCTCCGAGACGCCTCCCGAGGCGTAACCTACGCGGCGAGCTCGGTGACGAACAGCGACTCGACGATCGCGGCCATCGCGGGATCGATCGCTCGCAGCCGGGCGCGTGTCGCCCGCGGCCACGCCGAACTCGCGTCGTTGACTTCGACCCACGCCCGCATCGCCTCGGCGAAGTACTCGTCGAGCCCCGAGGCGGCGTAGGGCGTCACGAACCGCTCGGCGGCCGCGAACGCGCGCCGCACGCGCGGGTCGACGCCGCTCAAGTACAACCCGCCGCCGAGCGCGCAGTCGAGCGCGTGCGCGAACTCGTGCGCGACCGTCATCGCTGAGATCGAGCGCAGGTAGATCGTGCGCTCGTCGACGACGAACAGGCCTGCCGGCGGGACCGGCCACTCGTCGAGGCTCGCCGCGAGCCTGCGCAGCAGCGGCGAGCGCTCGCGGTAAGTCTGCGCCGCGCGCAGGTGGACGATCGCCGTCCCCGCACGCGCGGCGAGCCGAAGGGCGCCGGTTCCGAAGCGGTCGAGGACGGAGTCGATCGCGGCAGCCTCGGCGGGTGCGGCGTCGACCGCGGGACGGATGCACATCCGCCCGAGTCTAGAGAGACGAGGTGATCGCGATGCGGCGAAGAGATTGCCGAACCGCGCGCGGCGCCGGGCCGGTCGGTTGTATCGGAAGAGTTCGGGTGCGCGGCGGGGTAGCGTAAGCCAATGGAGGCGATCACCGCGCTGCTGCGGGTCGCGGCGCGCGCGGCGGGCGCGACGGCGGCACTCCTCGCGCGCGCCGGCGACGACGTCCCGGTCGCGGCCTGGGGCTGCGACGGCAGCGTCGCGTCCGCGCTGCTGCGCGCCGCGCATCGCGGCCCGCGCGGCGGCCGCTTGGCGCACACCCTGCCGCTGCGGCTGGCGGACGGCAGCGCGGGGGTGATGGTGCTCGTCGCGCCGGCGGCGGACGTCGACGCCGGCGAGATCGCCCCGCTGCTCCCGGAGATCGGCGCGCTCTGCGATCCGGCCGGAACGCCCGAGATCAGCGACTCGCTCAACATCCTCGCGGAGAGCGTCGAGGGTCTCGGCGACGCGACCGCGATCCTGCTGACGCCGCGCACGCCCGACGAGGCGACGCGCTTCACCTACGTCAACGCGGAGTTCTCGCGGCTCTTTGGGTACGGTGCGGAATTGATCGGCGACGATGCGGAGATCCTGTTGGGGCCACTGACCGATCGCGAAGCGATGGCGTCGCTGCGCGAGCAGATCGCCGCGCGGCGGGTCGCCCGCGCGTCGACGGTGCTGTACGGACGCGATCGCGCGCCGCATTGGGTCGAACTCGTCTCGACGCCCGTCGAGCACGGTGCCGACGCGCTGCACCACGTCGTGGCGTATCGCGACGTCACGTCGCGCAAGACGATCGTCGACGCCCTCGCTGCCGAGCGGCAGAAACTGCAGACGACGCTCGCCGCGATCACCGACGCGGTGACGACGATCCTCGCCGACGGACGGATCGAATACGTCAACGAAGCCGCGGAACGTCTGCTCGGCGTAAAGCTCGAAGAGCTCTACGGCATGCACGTCGCCGACGCGATCGAACTGGTCGACGCCGACGGGTCGGCGATCGAACTCGCCGCTCCGGCGAACGCGCGGGCACCGCGCCGCGGCGCGGGGCATCTGCGTGCTGCCGCGGGGATGATCGACGTCGCCTACGTCGCCTCGCCGATCGACGCCGAGGACGGTGGGACCGTCATCGTGATGCGCGACGTCACGCACGAGAACCGGATCGCGATGCGGCTCTCGTTCGAGGCCGCGCACGATCCGCTGACCGGCCTTCCCAACCGCCGCGCGATCGTCGAGCGCCTGGAGGAGGCCGTCGCCGGCGCGCGCGAACGCGGCGAGCACCATTCGATCGCGTTCCTCGACCTCGACCGGTTCAAAGTCGTCAACGATCGCTTCGGTCACGCCGTCGGCGACCGGCTGCTGCGCGAGGTGGGGCGGATGATGGGCCGGATCGTTCGCAACGGGGATGTTCTCGCGCGCATCGGCGGCGACGAGTTCGCGCTGCTGCTCCCCAACTGCCGCGTCGAAGACGCGCTGCGCGTCGTCGAGAAGACGCGCGAAGCGGTCGAGGCGTACCGCATCGAACACGAAGGGCAGGCGCTGGCGGTCGGCGTTTCGATCGGGGTGGCGGCGATCGACGCCGAAACCCGCAGCGCGGAAGCGGCGCTCGCAGCAGAGGATGCGGCGTGCTATCTCGCCAAGGCCGCCGGACGCAACGCGGTCTCCGGATGAGCGGCGAAGGCGCGATCCGTGCCCATCTCGCGACGCCCGAAGAGGAGCGCGGCGCGAAGTGGCGTCACCGGTTCTACGACTTGATCGACATCACGCCGCTGCGCGAACGCGATCCGCGCATCTTCACCGGCCCCGACGGTTTCCCGTATTACGCGCTCGACGTCCCCGGCGCCGGCGAACCCGGTACCATCCTCGTCACCGATCTGCTCGAACTCGCGACGGAGCGCGGTTTCGGGATCGCGATCGCGCCCGAGGGCGAGAGCGCGGCATGGGTGTTCACGTACGGCGATCTCGTGACGCGGCGCGCGCTGGGTTCGTACGAGTTCCCGCGCGTCGGCGTCGTCGCGACGGAATCGCCGACGTTCCGCGCGGTGCTCAAGCAGACGCAGCGGATGGAGATCCTCGCGCCCGACGACGCGTTGCTCCCGTCTTACGTCCGGCCGCTGCTGCACCAGTACTTCACGCGCAACCTCGGAATCGCGCATCCCGGCGTGCTGACGCTCGCATCGCCGGATCAGGAACCGCGCGAACAGCTCGTGTTCCGGATCGCGCGGGACGACTTCGCCGACGACGACGCGTTCCAGCGTGCGATCGCCGGCGTGACCTGGTTTCTGCCGCGGCATCTCGTCGTCTCGATCCTGCCCTCCGAGGTCCTCGACGCGCTCAATGCCGCCTTCGTACCGCTTGCTGCCTAGCGACCGCGCCCGTCCGCCCGCGCGCCGCGGGAACGGCACGCGAGTGCGCGAGTGTGAGGCTCCGCACTTCGCTCACGAAGCTGAGGGGCGCGGAGCGGCCGCGTTGCTTGACATCGTTGCGTTGCTGTGGTGGACTCCACCGTTGTGATCGACTTCGCGACGGATCGCAGCGCGTAGGTGCTGCGCGCGTATCCTGCTGACCCGACGGTCGACGCGGGCGGGACGCTCGTTCTGCACGTCGCGACCGATGCGCCGCGGTTCCGGGTGCAGATCGAACGGTGGAGCGACGGGTGCGAGCGCATTCTCGACGCCGGCCCCTTCGAAGGAGCGGACGCCGTCCCGGGAGCCGTCGGCGCCGATTGGGCCTGGCCGCGGATCGAGATCCCGTTGCCCGACGATCTTCGCGGCGGCGCATACATCGCCCGCTTCTCCGAAGATGGCGGGACGACGGGGCGCGGCGCGCCGCGCGACGACACGCCCGACGCGCGCTGGGGGACCGCGCTCTTCGTCGTGCGCACGCGCCCGTCGGCGCGGGTCCTGGTGAATCTGCCGCTGTTCACCTATCACGCGTACAACACCGCGCACCTCGACCTCACCCGCCGCGACGCCGACGGGGCCTCGCTCGCAGGCGGCGCCGCCGCGGTCACGCTGCATCGTCCGGGCGGCGGGACGGGCGGACACGTCCACGACGAAACGGTCGCCGACGTCTACGATCGCACGACGCCGCGCCAGACCTTCGCGCACTGGGACCTCTACGCGCTCGCGTGGTTCGCGCGCGAGGGGATCGCCGTCGACGTCTGCACCGATCTCGACCTGCATCGCGGAACCGCCGCGCTCGATCGCTACGCCGTCCTGTGCACCTTCGGCCACGACGCGTACTGGACGCGCGAGCAACGCGCGCGCGTCGAGGGCTGGATCGACGACGGCGGGCACGTCGCGTTCTGCGGCGCGGGGACGTGCCGCAGCCGCGTGCAGTACGACGAGGCGACCGCGACGCTCACCGCCGACGGCGCGTGGGCAGACGACGAGCGCGAAGACACGCTGACCGGCGCGACGGCGCGCAGCGGCGGCGTGAAGTGGCGCGGCACGCGGCCGCCGGCCGGCTACCGAATCGAGGACGCGTCACACTGGCTGCTGCGCGACGCGCACGTGCGCGACGGCGATCTGGTCGGCGCGGGCGCGTATCTGATCGGGTACGCGTGCGACGGCGTCGACGACGCGCACGCCCCGCCGGGCCTGCGCGTGCTCGGCCGCGCGCCGTTCTCCGGCTGGAACGTCGCGGACGGCAGCGGCGCGATCGAGCCCGGCGGCCACGCCGCGATGGTCGCGTTCCCGCGCGGACGCGGGCACGTGTTCAACGCCGGGACCGTCGACTGGGCGCGTGCGCTCGCCTGGGACGCGCGCGTGAAGGCGATCACGCGCTCGGTGCTGCGCCGCTTCTGCGAAACCGGCGGCGCTTAACGCGCAGCCGGCAGCGAGTCGTAGTGCGAGGCGACGATGCGGAACGAGCCGTCTTCCTCGAACGCGCGGCACGCGTCGATCGGCTTGGCGTAGACGTGCAGGGTGACGGCCCGGCCGTCGTAGGCGCCGACGCGATGGATCGAGAGATGCCCGCTGCGCATGTCGATCTCGCCTTCGGCGAGCGCGCGCGCGCTGGTGCGCTGAAGGTCGTATCCGGCGTCGCGGTCGCGCAGGGCGGCACGGTAGTTCTCGCACGTGATCGAGCCGCGCTGCAGCACGAACGCGCATTCGGAATCGGCGTGATCGTGAATCGGTGAGCGCGCGCCGCCGTCCCAGCAGATCGCGATGAGTTCGAAGGCGTCGCTACGGATGACCAGGTTGCGCGTGTAGCGCGTGGGCGCCCAGGTGAGATACGGCCTCAGCGTCCGCTCGTCGATGCGCACGCCGCGCAGGGCGTTCGCGACGCGAACCGGCTGCAGCACCGGTCCGAGTTCCCCGAGCGCGGCGACGAGATCGTCGATCGCATAGAGCTGCATGCCGGGAACTTCCACGCGACCGGCGGGGGTACTGCCGCCGGCGAGCCGTCCGTGAAGGGGCCGACGGCCCGCGGCCGGGAGTAGCCGGGGATGATCCACGATCTCGCGCGCACGATCCGCGCTCCGCGCGGGCCGCTGCTCCGGGCCCGAAGCTGGCAGACCGAAGCGGCGCTGCGGATGCTGATGAACAACCTCGATCCGGAGGTCGCTGAACGCCCCGACGATCTGGTGGTCTACGGCGGGATCGGGAAAGCGGCGCGCGACTGGCCGTCGTTCGACCGGATCGTCGCCGAACTCGTACGGCTCCGCGACGACGAGACGCTCGCGATCCAGTCCGGGAAGCCGGTCGGCGTTTTCCGCTCGCATCCGGACGCGCCGCGCGTTCTGCTGGCGAACTCCAACCTCGTCCCGCATTGGGCGACGTGGGAGCATTTCCACGAACTCGATCGCAAAGGGCTGATGATGTACGGCCAAATGACGGCCGGCTCGTGGATCTACATCGGCTCGCAAGGGATCGTGCAGGGAACGTACGAGACGTTCGTCGAGATGGGCCGGCGGCACTACGGCGGCGATCTGGGCGGGCGCTGGATTCTCACCGCCGGCCTGGGCGGAATGGGCGGCGCGCAGCCGCTCGCGGCGACGATGGCGGGCGCATCGATGCTCGCGATCGAGTGCGACCCGGATCGCGTGGAGAAGCGGCTGCGCACGCGGTATCTGGATGCCTGCGCCGAGTCGCTGGACGCGGCGCTCGCGATGATCGCCGAAGCGACGCGCGCCAAGCGCGCGCTCTCGGTCGCCGTCGTCGGCAACGCGGCGGAGATCCTCCCCGAACTCGTGCGCCGCGGCGTGAAGCCCGACGCCGTGACCGACCAGACCTCGGCGCACGATCCGGTGAACGGATATCTTCCCGCCGGCTGGACGCTCGCGCGCTGGGCGGATCTGCGTGCGCGCGATCCCGCTGCGGTCGCCGACGCCGCGAAACGCTCGATGGCGTCGCACGTCGAAGCGATGCTCGCGTTTCACCGCGCCGGCGTCCCGACCTTCGATTACGGCAACAACCTGCGCCAGATGGCGTTCGACGCCGGCGTGCGCGACGCGTTCGAGTTTCCCGGCTTCGTCCCCGCGTACGTGCGGCCGCTGTTCTGCCGCGGCGTGGGGCCGTTCCGCTGGGTCGCGCTCTCCGGCGATCCCGCCGACATCGCGAAGACGGACGCGAAGGTGAAAGAACTGCTCCCGCACGACGCGCACCTGCATCGCTGGCTCGACATGGCGCACGAACGGATCGCGTTTCAGGGTCTGCCGGCGCGCATCTGCTGGATCGGTTTGGGCGACCGCGACCGCGTCGGCGCGGCGTTCAACGAGATGGTCGCGCGCGGGGAGGTGCAGGCGCCGATCGTCATCGGCCGCGATCATCTCGACAGCGGGAGCGTGGCGTCGCCAAACCGCGAAACCGAAGCGATGCGCGACGGCTCCGACGCCGTCAGCGACTGGCCGCTGCTCAACGCGATGCTCAACGTCGCCGGCGGAGCGACGTGGGTCTCGATCCATCACGGCGGCGGCGTCGGAATGGGATACTCGCAGCACGCCGGCGTGGTGATCGTCGCCGACGGCACCGAGGCGGCGGCGAGACGGATCGCGCGCGTGCTCTGGAACGATCCCGCGAGCGGCGTCGCGCGCCACGCCGACGCCGGCTACGAGGACGCGCTCGCGGCCGCGCGCGCGCACGGTCTGCACCTGCCGATGCACGACGCGTGAGCGCGCCGTCGCTCTTGCGTCCGCTGGTGACGATCGTGCCGGGGACGCTGCGCGCGGGCGAGATGCGCGCCGTCCTGCGCGCCGGCGCGGCGCTCGCGCTCGACCCGTCCGCGCGCGCCGGGGTCGATCGCGCCGCCGCGGTCGTCGCCGCGATCGCCGAGCGCGACGCGAGCGTGTACGGCGTCAACACCGGCTTCGGCAAGCTCGCGCACACGCGCGTTCCGCGCGAACGCCTCGCCGAACTGCAGCGCAACCTCGTCGTCTCGCACGCCTGCGGCGTCGGACCGCTGCTCACGCGCGAGATCGTCCGGCTGATCGTCGCGCTCAAGGTGAACTCGCTCGCACGCGGGCACTCCGGGATCCGCTGGAGCGTGATCGAGACGCTGCTCGCGTGCGTCGAGCGCGACGTGCTGCCCGCGATCCCGGGACAGGGGTCGGTCGGCGCATCGGGCGATCTCGCGCCGCTCGCCCACCTCGCGGCGGCGCTGATCGGGATCGGTGACGCGATCGTCGACGGACGGCGGGTCGCGGCGCGCGAGGCGTTCGCCGCGGCCGGGATCGCGCCGGTCGAACTGCAGGCGAAAGAAGGGCTCGCGCTGCTCAACGGGACGCAGGTCTCGACGGCGCTCGCGCTCCACGGGCTGATGGGCGCCGAGGATCTGCTCGCGGCGTCGCTGGTCGCCGGCGCGCTCACGATCGAAGCGGCGCTCGGGAGCGTCACACCGTTCGATCCGCGCATCCACGCGGTGCGCGGTCACGCCGCGCAGACCGATGTCGCCGCCGCGATGCGCCAACTCGTCGCCGGGACGGAGATCAACGAGTCGCATCGCGACTGCGGCCGCGTCCAAGATCCGTACTCGCTGCGCTGCATCCCGCAAGTGCTGGGCGCGTGTCTGCGGACGCTCCGCGAGAGCGCGGCGATCCTCGTCGACGAGGCCAACGCCGTCTCCGACAACCCGCTGGTGTTCCCCGACGAAGGCGAGGTGATCTCGGGCGGCAACTTTCACGCCGAACCGGTCGCCTTCGCCGCCGACGCGCTCGCGCTGGCGATCGCCGAGATCGGCAACTTGAGCGAACGGCGCACGGCGCTGCTCGTCGATCCCACGTTCAGTCAACTGCCGTCGTTTCTGGCAACCGATCCCGGCTTGGAGTCGGGCTACATGATCGCGCAGGTGACGGCCGCGGCGCTCGCGTCGGAGAACAAGCTGCTCGCGCATCCGGCGAGCGTCGACAGCATCCCGACGTCCGCAGGTCAGGAAGATCACGTCAGCATGGCGACCCACGCGGCGCGCCGGCTCGACGAGATGCTGCGCAACGGCGCGCACATCGTCGCAGTGGAACTGCTGGCGGCGGCGCGCGGGATCACGTTCCGCCGTCCGCTGCGAACGTCCGACGCGCTCGAAGCGGTGCTGCGCGAGATCGCGCCCGGCGGCGATCCGGGCGGCGACCGCTACCTGTCGCCCGAGATCGAACGCGTCGCGACGCTCGTCCGCGCCGGCCGTTTCACGCCCCTCGTCGCACACCTCTTCCCAACCACGTCAGGGTGACGGGGGTTAGGCGACGGAGGGTTGCGGCGTGATGTCTTCGCCTGCGGCGATCACGGCGGTGCAGAGGTTCGCGCCGAGCCAGTAGCTCAGCTCGTCGGGGGCGGCGACGTTCCAGAACGCGAGGTCGGCGCGCGCGCCGACGCGGAGCTCGCCGCGGTCGGCCAGACCGAGCGCGTGCGCGGCGTTGCGCGTCGTCGCCGCGAGCGCTTCCTGCGGCGAGAGGCCGAAGAGCACGCAGCCCAGATGCATCGCCGTCGGAAGCGTCAGGACCGGCGAGGTGCCGGGATTGCAGTCGGTCGCGAGCGCGATCGGAACGCCGTGCGCGCGGAGCGACGCGACCGGCGGCTTCACCGTCTCGCGCAGATAATGAAACGCACCGGGGAGCAGAACCGCGACGGTGCCCGACGCGGCCAGCGCCGCGACGCCGGCCTCATCGGTGTGTTCGAGGTGATCGGCGGAGAGCGCGCCGTGCGCGGCGGCGAGCGCGGCGGCGCCGGTATCGGCGATCTGGTCGGCGTGCACCTTCACCGGCAGCCCGCAGCGCTGCGCCGCGCCCAGGACGCGCGCCGTCTCGCGCGGCGAGAACGCGAGTGTGTCGCAGAAGACGTCGACCGCGTCGGCGAGCCGTTCGCGGGCGATCCGCGGCAGCATCTCGTCGCAGACAAGATCGAGATAGGCGTCGCGGCGATCGGCGAACTCCGCCGGAACGACGTGCGCGCCGAGATAGGTCGTGCGCACCGTCGCGCCGAGCGCACCGAGCCGGCGCGCGACGCGCAGCATGCGCAGCTCGGTCTCGACGTCGAGACCGTAGCCGGATTTCACCTCGAGCGTCGTCGTGCCGGCGACGATCATCGCGTGGACGCGGCGCGTCGCATCGCGCAGCAGCGTCGCGTCGTCGGCGCCGCGCGTCATCGCGACCGTGTAGGCGATCCCGCTCCCGCCCGAGGCAGCGGCGGCGTACGTTTCGCCGCCGATGCGGCGGACGAAATCGGCGAGCCGGTCGCCGCCGAAGACGACGTGCGTGTGCGGATCGACGAGCCCGGGCGTGATCCATCGTCCGCTGACTTCGATCACCTCGGCCGCGAGCGCGCTCGCGTCGCCGGGGAGCGCGGCGCGCGCCCCGACCCAGGCGATCGTCTCGCCGCGCGTTGCGATCGCGCCGTCGCGAATCAGGGCTTCACCCGGCACCATCGTGGCGAGGTCCGCCCCGATCCAAAGCCGGTCGAAGCGCTCGCTCACCCGGGCGCCGTGACGGAGTCGCGCATGGCGCCCGCTCTACGACGGACGCGTTGCTCGCACCGTTTGCAGTGCGAGCGCGCCGAGAACGGCGGCGACGGCGACCAGCGCCGCGGTGACGAGCCAGGGCGCGCGTTCGGTGATCGGCCGCGCGTCACGGAAACTGCCGTTCGGGACCGTCGCCGCGGTGCCGGCGGCGGCGGCGCGCCACGGTTCGTGCGCGAGCTCCGCGGCGAGATCGTAGGCCGGCGCCGCCGCCGCGTCGTTCCCGGAGAGGAGCCGGTACGCGACGCCGGGTACCGCGGTGAAGACGACGGCGCGTCCGCGGCGCAGCAGAACGGCGTGCACGCTCGCCAGCGGAGCGTCGTCGCCGTTGTCGACGACGACGCGCCAGCGCCGCGCGGTGCGCTCGGAAAACGGGAACGAGAGCTGCGCGCTGCCGTCGGCATAGCGCGCGATCGTCCCGTCGCCGGCCCGCGACCAGGTCGCGCCGTCATCGCCTGCTTCGACGTGCGCGGCGCGCGCGAACGTGCCGCGCGCACCGCTGAACGCGACCGCCGCAGGGCGGACCGCGCCGCCGGGGTCGATCGTGACGATCGTGCGGTGCGCCGCTGCATCTTCGTGCACGTGCGTGTCGGCGGCGACGGCGCGCGGCGCGGCGGCGTCGCGTTCGGTGCGGTCGACGGTCGCGCCTTCAATCGGGAACGCCGCATGGCCGTCGAGAATCCGCACGCGCAGCCACCGCGAGCGCGTCGGAGAAAATGCGATGCTGCGGTTGCCGCGGCCGCCGTCCTGGGCGACGCGATAGACGAACGCGTCGTTGCGCACGATCCGCCAGTGCCGGCGGTCGTCGCTCGCGTCGATCGCGACGGTCGTGAAGTACGTCGGCCGCCGCGCGTCGTCGATCGCGAGCGCGATCGTATCGACCGGCGCCGTGCCGTCGCCGAGGTCGAACACCGCCTGGGTGAAGCGCCCCGGGACGAAGCCGCGGTCGACCGCGCCCAGGACGCGCGGCGCTGAGGGCGCACGCTCGGGATCGAGTGCGAACGGAACCTCACCACCCTGCGCGTCGACGACGCGCAGCGACGGATAACCGCCGTCGGCATCGGGCGCGATCGCCTGCGGAAGCGCGACGCGCACGTAGCGCGTGACCGCGGCAGGCGCGATGACGACCGGCGTCACGGCGGTCCACGCCGTCCACGCCGTCCCCGCGTCGACGGCAGCGCTCACGCGTCACCGTCGGCGCTGCGGCGCGCCGTCGCGCGGGTGTACCAGGCCGACACGGCGACCAGGACGCCGCCGAGCACGACGAACGATCCGACCCGGTAAGCCGCATCGACCGAGGCGAGATCGACCGCGAACACTTTGAGGATCGTGAGCGCGAACAGCGCCAGGCCCTGCCAGCGCGCCGTCGCGTTCCCGCTGCGCAGACCAAGCCCGAACAGCGCGGTAGCGTAGCACGTCCACAGCACCGAGAGCGCGAACTGCGCGTGGCTCGGCACCGCGACGTTCCAATTCGCGCCGCCGAGGAGATCGAGCACGAGGCGCGAGCATCCCGCGAGCGCCGTCACGTTGAAGGCGACCGCGGCCGCGTCGAGCCACGGCGGCGCGGGCGCGGCCTCCAGCACGATGGCGCGCGCGGCGAGCGCGCCCGCGATCCACAGCACGAAGGCGGTGATCAGCGGATTGAGGAGCGTCGTCGACGGCGCGTCGGTCAGCGCCGAGCCGATCAGCCACAGCGCCGTCAGCGCGAACAGCGTCAGGCCCGCCCAGGTGATGCGCCGGTCGCCGCCGCGCGTTCCGAGCGCGACGAGCAGCGCGGCTTCGAGGACGAACGCGTCGTCAAGCGAGAACGCTTTCAGCAGCGCGGGGAGCGCCGCGGTGGCGGCGGCGAGTCCGAGATAGCCGTACGTTACCGCGAGCGCGCGCGGCAGCATGCGCAGCCGTGCGACCGCGATCAGTGCTGCTGCGAACGCGAGCAGCGCGATCCCGAGCGCAAATCGCTCGCGATCGAAGATCGCCGCGAGCGCGCCGGCGAACGCGATCGCGTCGATCGCGATCAGCGCGGCGTACGCCGGGAGACGCGCCGCCGTCCGCAGCGCACCCATGGTATAGGCGATCGCGAAGGTGAGCGTAAACGCGAGCGCGAGCGCGAGCCCGGCGAGCTGTTCGCGCGGGCCGCTCACCGGGAGGAACGCGGGCGTGTAGCACAGATCGGCGGCGAGCGCGAGCGGCGCGATGGTGAAGAAGCCGTTGCGGACCGCGATCGTCAGCAGCCCCGCGGTGAGCACGAGCAGATAGCTCCCGAGCACGACGCGGTCGGAAGGACCGCCGGCGAGCAGCGCCGGCGTGAGCGCGCCGCCGATCAGCGAGAGCACCGCGAGCCGCTCGGAGCGATGCGATGCCGCGAGCGCGCAGATCGCCGCCGTCACCGCGAGCATCGCGGCGAATGCCGCACCGCGCCCGACGTGGAGTTCCGGAAACACCGCGACCGACGCCCACAGCGAGAGGTACACGATCCCGGCGCCCAGCGCGACGAGCCCTTCGTTTGCGAAGCGATACGCGCCGCGCAGGCCGCGCGCGCCCGCCGTCATCA is a genomic window containing:
- a CDS encoding DUF2339 domain-containing protein translates to MNPRPYEALDARLVLEAQVRSLRIDVDAARTGVAPEAAASPAPAAVAAPPEAAAAAPPYVPPRKRSLENLVAGRGLQIAGVLLVLLGTAFFLELAFTKGWIAPPVRIVLGLLAGAALMTAGARGLRGAYRFANEGLVALGAGIVYLSLWASVAVFPELHVGRGAAFAAMLAVTAAICALAASHRSERLAVLSLIGGALTPALLAGGPSDRVVLGSYLLVLTAGLLTIAVRNGFFTIAPLALAADLCYTPAFLPVSGPREQLAGLALALAFTLTFAIAYTMGALRTAARLPAYAALIAIDAIAFAGALAAIFDRERFALGIALLAFAAALIAVARLRMLPRALAVTYGYLGLAAATAALPALLKAFSLDDAFVLEAALLVALGTRGGDRRITWAGLTLFALTALWLIGSALTDAPSTTLLNPLITAFVLWIAGALAARAIVLEAAPAPPWLDAAAVAFNVTALAGCSRLVLDLLGGANWNVAVPSHAQFALSVLWTCYATALFGLGLRSGNATARWQGLALFALTILKVFAVDLASVDAAYRVGSFVVLGGVLVAVSAWYTRATARRSADGDA